From one Paenibacillus sp. FSL K6-1330 genomic stretch:
- a CDS encoding discoidin domain-containing protein, whose protein sequence is MRNKLVVWPLVMAMLISIVCTAAGPPAPVSAAGETNLSLGKAVTASGQSQTYEPANVNDGNQGSYWESTNHAFPQWIQVDLGDDTSINRIVLKLPATWESRTQTLMVQGSSNGSTFSNIVDSADYEFNPSTAGNSVTIRFDEASTRFVRLTVTSNTTWPAAQLSEFEIYGPSVSPPTPPTGNNIASGKPITASSSTFTYAATHANDNDIQTYWEGGSNPSSLTLDLGTDHDITSIVLKLNPSPAWSTRTQTIQVLGHDQSSTNFSDLVSAQSYTFNPASGNFVIIPVAATVKRLQLNITSNSGAPAGQIAEFEVYGTPAQNPDLTITDMSLTPVSPNENDNITLSATVKNIGDLEAGATTVNFYLNGSKAGSSPVGPLAAGASTTVTLQAGTKAAGSYSVSAKVDEDDEIVEQNNENNSYSHPSPLVIDALASSDLIGTVQWTPATPVAGNAVSFTVNLKNQGNKATASGSHAISVALKNPAGSTIQTFTGSYDGVLAAGSSAAVHIPGTWTAENGSYTLTTSIAPDVNELPVKRENNVSQANLTVYSSRGASMPYTRYDTDDALRGGGALLKSAPTFDQALTASEASGQRYVALPSNGSNLEWTVRPGEGGAGITMRYTMPDSSDGMGLTGSLDVYVNGTKKKTIPLTSYYNWQYFSSDHPADAPGGGRPLFRFDEVHWKMDTPLQPGDKIRIQKSSADNLEYGVDFIEIEPVPAAIARPANSVSVTDFGATPNDGQDDLSAFEAAVQAAASTGKTLYIPEGTFHLGNMWKIGSVGNMIDDIKIMGAGIWHTNIQFTNSNAASGGISLRITGQLDFSHIYLNSNLRSRYNQNAIYKGFMDNFGTNSKIHNVWVEHFECGFWVGDYAHTPAIIAEGLIIENSRIRNNLADGVNFAQGTSHSTVRNSSIRNNGDDGLAVWTSNVNGAPAGVNNTFSYNTIENNWRAAAIAFFGGSGHKATHNLIIDTVGGSGIRMNTVFPGYHFQNNTGILFSDTTIIGSGTSKDLYDGERGAIDLEASNDAIRNVTFTNIDILNTQRSAVQLGYGGGFQNIVFNNIHIDGTGLDGITSSRFSNPHPGAAIYTYTGNGSATFNNLTTENIAHPDLYFIQNGFNLILN, encoded by the coding sequence ATGCGCAACAAACTCGTGGTATGGCCACTTGTCATGGCTATGCTGATATCTATCGTATGCACGGCCGCAGGGCCGCCCGCACCGGTTTCAGCCGCAGGCGAAACAAACCTCTCGCTCGGCAAAGCCGTAACAGCAAGTGGTCAATCCCAAACCTACGAGCCGGCTAACGTTAACGATGGAAATCAAGGTTCGTACTGGGAAAGCACCAATCATGCCTTTCCGCAGTGGATTCAAGTCGATCTCGGTGATGACACCAGCATCAACCGGATCGTCCTTAAACTACCTGCCACTTGGGAATCACGGACACAAACGTTAATGGTACAAGGCAGCTCGAACGGTTCAACATTCTCAAATATCGTGGATTCGGCCGATTATGAATTCAACCCGTCTACAGCAGGAAACTCGGTGACTATCCGTTTTGACGAAGCGAGCACGCGATTTGTTCGCCTGACCGTAACGAGTAACACGACTTGGCCGGCAGCGCAGCTGTCTGAGTTTGAAATTTATGGACCATCGGTCTCCCCGCCAACACCTCCTACGGGTAACAATATCGCGAGCGGCAAGCCGATTACCGCCTCCTCAAGCACCTTCACGTATGCAGCAACCCATGCTAACGACAATGACATCCAAACCTACTGGGAAGGCGGAAGCAACCCAAGCTCCTTGACGCTCGACTTGGGAACCGATCACGATATCACCTCCATCGTGCTGAAGCTGAATCCGTCTCCAGCGTGGAGTACGCGCACCCAAACCATACAAGTGCTCGGGCATGACCAGAGCTCAACAAATTTTAGTGATTTGGTATCGGCTCAGTCTTATACATTCAATCCCGCGTCCGGCAACTTCGTAATAATTCCGGTAGCGGCGACCGTGAAACGTCTACAATTGAACATAACGTCCAATTCCGGTGCACCGGCAGGGCAGATTGCCGAATTCGAAGTTTACGGCACACCCGCACAGAATCCGGACCTGACCATTACGGATATGTCCTTGACTCCAGTTTCCCCGAATGAAAACGATAACATTACACTGAGTGCTACAGTTAAAAACATTGGGGACTTGGAAGCTGGGGCAACGACGGTCAATTTTTACTTAAATGGTTCCAAAGCAGGCTCCTCCCCGGTAGGGCCGCTAGCGGCAGGAGCTTCCACCACGGTAACGCTCCAAGCCGGAACCAAGGCGGCTGGATCCTATTCCGTCAGCGCCAAGGTCGATGAAGATGATGAAATCGTGGAACAAAATAATGAAAATAACAGCTATTCGCATCCATCCCCTCTGGTTATTGATGCGCTCGCAAGTTCTGATTTGATAGGAACGGTACAATGGACACCCGCCACTCCTGTCGCAGGGAATGCAGTATCCTTTACCGTTAATCTTAAGAACCAGGGCAACAAAGCCACGGCAAGCGGATCCCACGCGATTTCCGTCGCTCTGAAGAATCCGGCCGGTTCAACGATTCAAACTTTCACCGGAAGTTATGATGGCGTGCTTGCTGCAGGTTCCTCCGCCGCTGTCCATATTCCGGGCACATGGACAGCGGAAAATGGCAGCTACACGTTAACAACATCCATAGCACCGGATGTAAACGAACTACCCGTTAAACGGGAGAACAACGTCAGCCAGGCCAATCTCACGGTATATTCCTCCCGCGGCGCCAGCATGCCATATACCCGTTACGATACGGATGATGCATTACGCGGTGGCGGGGCTCTGCTAAAGTCGGCACCGACTTTCGATCAAGCGCTCACAGCATCAGAAGCATCCGGCCAACGTTATGTAGCGCTACCTTCCAACGGGTCCAATCTCGAATGGACGGTTCGGCCAGGTGAAGGCGGGGCTGGCATAACTATGCGCTATACGATGCCGGACTCATCCGACGGCATGGGATTGACTGGCTCACTCGACGTTTATGTGAATGGCACGAAGAAAAAGACCATTCCATTGACCTCCTACTACAACTGGCAATACTTCTCCAGCGATCATCCTGCAGATGCGCCTGGTGGGGGACGCCCTCTCTTCCGGTTTGATGAAGTACACTGGAAGATGGATACGCCGCTTCAGCCGGGAGACAAAATTCGTATTCAGAAGTCCAGTGCCGATAACCTGGAATATGGCGTTGATTTTATCGAAATCGAGCCGGTCCCTGCGGCAATCGCCCGTCCGGCAAATTCGGTATCCGTAACGGATTTCGGTGCAACCCCGAACGACGGCCAAGATGACCTATCAGCGTTTGAAGCTGCTGTGCAGGCTGCCGCTTCAACCGGCAAGACCTTATACATTCCCGAAGGGACATTCCATCTGGGCAACATGTGGAAGATCGGTTCGGTTGGGAATATGATTGATGACATCAAGATTATGGGCGCAGGCATCTGGCATACAAATATTCAATTTACCAATTCAAATGCCGCTTCTGGCGGGATCTCGCTTCGGATCACGGGCCAGCTTGATTTCAGCCATATCTACCTCAACTCAAATCTGCGGTCACGTTATAATCAAAATGCAATCTACAAGGGATTTATGGATAACTTCGGCACCAACTCCAAAATTCACAATGTGTGGGTCGAGCACTTTGAGTGTGGATTCTGGGTAGGCGATTATGCACATACCCCAGCCATTATTGCGGAGGGTCTGATCATTGAAAACAGCCGAATCCGCAATAATCTCGCGGACGGGGTCAATTTTGCCCAAGGAACCAGCCATTCAACTGTCCGCAATAGCAGCATTCGAAATAACGGAGACGATGGTCTCGCCGTATGGACGAGTAACGTGAATGGCGCACCTGCGGGCGTTAACAACACCTTCTCCTACAACACCATCGAAAATAATTGGCGCGCAGCAGCCATCGCATTCTTTGGGGGAAGCGGACATAAGGCTACTCACAACCTGATTATTGATACCGTAGGCGGTTCCGGTATTCGAATGAATACCGTGTTCCCGGGATACCATTTCCAGAACAATACCGGCATTCTGTTCTCCGATACAACGATCATTGGGAGTGGAACCAGTAAAGACCTGTATGATGGGGAGCGCGGCGCAATTGATCTGGAAGCATCGAATGATGCAATCCGCAATGTCACGTTTACCAACATCGATATCCTGAACACCCAGCGCAGTGCCGTTCAGCTTGGTTATGGCGGCGGTTTTCAGAACATCGTATTTAACAACATCCATATTGACGGTACGGGGCTAGACGGGATCACATCCTCAAGATTCTCGAATCCTCATCCAGGTGCGGCGATTTACACCTATACGGGCAATGGGTCGGCAACATTTAACAATCTGACAACAGAAAATATCGCTCATCCTGATCTGTATTTCATTCAGAACGGCTTTAATTTAATTTTGAATTAA
- a CDS encoding response regulator transcription factor has protein sequence MEKVILIAADNQDRAQTVMEILKQAGYEVRHAMSYSEVVAILQRSGADLLLIDSRLPGMNHFNLVERLTGKKEQTPIIVIGNDGSDEAIQALEAGAHDYIPDDRDTRELLARIANLLKLFQTGRMEQEEVIRIGDLVIDPLSRNVSREEEAIELTHREYDLLLFLARRQGQVCTREDILKQVWDYDFHTGTNVVDVYILHLREKIDRGRKQKLLRTIRGTGYKLVSQEEINAASKKDRLP, from the coding sequence GTGGAGAAAGTAATTCTGATCGCGGCAGACAATCAAGATCGGGCACAGACCGTTATGGAGATTTTAAAACAAGCGGGCTATGAGGTTAGGCATGCCATGAGTTATTCGGAAGTGGTCGCCATTTTACAGCGCTCAGGCGCAGACTTGCTGCTCATCGACAGCAGACTGCCGGGTATGAACCATTTTAATCTCGTGGAACGGCTGACGGGCAAAAAGGAACAGACCCCGATCATCGTCATCGGAAATGACGGTTCTGATGAAGCCATTCAGGCATTGGAGGCAGGTGCCCATGACTATATCCCTGATGACAGAGATACAAGGGAGCTGTTGGCGCGGATTGCCAATTTGCTGAAACTTTTTCAGACAGGTCGCATGGAGCAGGAGGAAGTCATCCGAATCGGAGATCTGGTGATCGATCCTCTGAGCCGGAATGTATCCCGGGAAGAAGAAGCCATCGAGCTGACTCATCGCGAATATGATCTGCTGCTGTTTTTGGCTAGAAGGCAGGGACAAGTATGCACCCGTGAGGATATTTTAAAACAGGTGTGGGATTACGATTTTCATACGGGTACCAACGTGGTGGATGTCTATATTCTTCATCTAAGAGAGAAAATCGATAGAGGGCGCAAACAAAAGCTGCTGCGTACGATTCGGGGAACCGGATATAAACTGGTATCGCAGGAAGAAATCAATGCTGCAAGCAAAAAAGACCGCCTTCCGTGA
- a CDS encoding C40 family peptidase translates to MNRQHWIKKAVVISLSATLGVGAVLTVAPPAPVEAASVSKGSQVVNFGKQYMGTPYKFGASTSTTRVFDCSSFMKHIFKKYGVNLPRTSAAQSKVGKAVSKSNLRAGDLIFFSSGSRANGRNVTHVAVYMGNNKILHTYGKPGVTISSLSGNWSKTYLKARRVL, encoded by the coding sequence ATGAATCGACAGCATTGGATTAAGAAGGCCGTAGTCATCAGCTTGAGCGCAACTTTGGGTGTAGGAGCAGTTCTTACAGTTGCACCACCGGCTCCTGTAGAAGCAGCATCGGTAAGCAAAGGATCTCAAGTGGTTAACTTTGGTAAACAATATATGGGTACACCTTATAAATTCGGAGCATCCACGTCCACCACAAGAGTGTTTGACTGCTCTTCCTTTATGAAGCATATCTTTAAAAAATACGGCGTGAACCTGCCGCGTACATCCGCTGCCCAATCCAAAGTGGGTAAGGCTGTATCAAAATCGAACCTGAGAGCCGGCGATTTGATATTCTTCTCGAGCGGAAGCCGCGCAAATGGTAGAAACGTAACACACGTTGCCGTTTATATGGGCAACAACAAAATTCTGCACACTTACGGCAAGCCTGGCGTAACAATCTCCAGCCTGTCAGGCAACTGGAGCAAGACTTACCTGAAAGCCCGCCGCGTGCTGTAG